A section of the Chryseobacterium ginsenosidimutans genome encodes:
- a CDS encoding DUF962 domain-containing protein, producing MPERIKTFKEFYQFYLTEHSRTGTRIMHFIGTLLVFFVIGYVINSGKERFLWYVPIFGYGFAWFSHALIEKNKPATFKYPLWSLISDFRLFFELLIGKQKFIGVSRPKQPWE from the coding sequence ATGCCTGAAAGAATAAAAACCTTCAAAGAATTTTATCAGTTTTACCTTACAGAACACAGCAGAACAGGAACCAGAATAATGCATTTTATCGGAACATTGCTTGTATTTTTTGTAATTGGATATGTTATAAATTCGGGAAAAGAAAGATTTCTGTGGTACGTTCCGATTTTCGGATATGGTTTTGCGTGGTTCAGCCATGCTTTAATTGAAAAAAATAAACCTGCAACTTTTAAATATCCTTTGTGGTCGCTGATTTCGGATTTCAGGTTATTTTTTGAATTACTAATCGGGAAACAGAAATTTATTGGCGTTAGCAGACCTAAACAGCCTTGGGAATAG